Part of the Imperialibacter roseus genome, ACTGCATTTGGCGGGGAGTGAAATCCTTCCTGTCGATAAATTCTATCAGCTTGTTCTCAAATTCGATCTTGAACCCAGCAGGAAGGCGTCGGTAGTAGTCAAAGTGCTTTTCAATGTGGGGGCGAACCCGGTCTGGAGTCAACGACGAGCTTTCCCAACGCATCCATCGCCAGTAGCTGCCCGAGCGGGCGCTTCTTCGTACGACTACCCATAAAAATGCGAAAACTACACCAGCAGATAGAAAATAAGCCATTCAGGTTGGAATGAGGTAACTAATACTTAGGCCACACTAAAGTATAATAATAGCAAAAGGCTCAATCATTCTTGAAAGAGCCTTTTGATAATTTTCTAATTTGATCGCTTTACTACAGCTTCTCAAATATCCTCTTAATAGAAACTGCCTCTCCAATTTTCTCCTTCAGTTCCGAGATGTGCACCCTTTCCTGTGCCATGGTGTCACGGTGGCGGATGGTGACAGTATCGTTTTCCATCGTCTCGTAATCCACTGCGATACAGAACGGTGTGCCTATCAAATCCTGGCGGGTGTAGCGCTTGCCGATTGATTGCTGCTCCTCATAAATCAGGTTGAAATCGTACTTCAGCATGTCAAAAATCTGGCGACCTTTTTCTGGCAGGCCATCTTTCTTCACCAACGGGAAAATGGCTGCCTTGATAGGTGCCAAAGCCGGGTGCAGCTTCAGGTATGTTCGTTCCTTCTTTTCATCCCCCTCACCTACAGTCTCCTCAGTGTAAGCATTGCTCAACACCATCAAAAATGCCCTGTCGGCACCGATGGACGTTTCCACCACGTAGGGAATGTAGTTCTGGTTGATCTCCGTATCGAAGTACTGCTGCTTCTTTTTTGAGAACTCTTGATGGTTCTTCAAATCAAAATCAGTACGGCTATGGATGCCTTCCACTTCTTTGAAACCAAATGGAAATTGGTATTCAATATCAACAGCCGCATTGGCATAATGCGCCAGCTTATCATGGTTGTGAAACTTCAGCTTTTCAGCCGGAGTGCCCAGCGCCAGGTGCCATTTCATCCGGGCCTCTTTCCAGTACTCGTACCACTTCATTTCTTCACCAGGACGGACGAAGAACTGCATCTCCATCTGCTCAAATTCCCTCATTCGGAAAATGAACTGGCGAGCAACAATCTCATTTCTGAAAGCCTTACCGATCTGGGCAATACCAAACGGTACTTTCATCCTGGCAGTTTTCTGCACATTCAAGAAATTGACGAAAATTCCCTGGGCT contains:
- a CDS encoding glycine--tRNA ligase; this encodes MNSQNTPKEETNLLRTLIAHAKEYGFIYPSSEIYDGLQAVYDYGAYGVELKNNIKKVWWESMTRLNENIVGIDAAIFMHPTTWKASGHVDGFNDPMIDNKDSKKRYRADNLIEDKATEYENNGESAKAEQLLADMNRLLTAEDLKGVKELIESHKIVCPISGTANWTEVRQFNLMFSTKIGSVSEEADVVYLRPETAQGIFVNFLNVQKTARMKVPFGIAQIGKAFRNEIVARQFIFRMREFEQMEMQFFVRPGEEMKWYEYWKEARMKWHLALGTPAEKLKFHNHDKLAHYANAAVDIEYQFPFGFKEVEGIHSRTDFDLKNHQEFSKKKQQYFDTEINQNYIPYVVETSIGADRAFLMVLSNAYTEETVGEGDEKKERTYLKLHPALAPIKAAIFPLVKKDGLPEKGRQIFDMLKYDFNLIYEEQQSIGKRYTRQDLIGTPFCIAVDYETMENDTVTIRHRDTMAQERVHISELKEKIGEAVSIKRIFEKL